The Corynebacterium poyangense genome includes a window with the following:
- a CDS encoding YoaK family protein: MTEYRLGERLLAWYLSSITGFIDAIGFIYLGGFFLSFMSGNTTRMTASATEHLWGAAGKAAGLMALFLMGVMLGSVIRRTSERFLTADRSMEIVLGFVVVTSVISAVLVYYDYPSAAILTLSFVVGSMNSVFEKDGEVSISLTYATGTLVKTAQRFIGALFGENHKIWIHHLLLWMSLACGSILGGISYMHLNLNSVWIACGLICLGFIVTIITRQWRRYTGSEL; encoded by the coding sequence ATGACTGAGTACCGCTTAGGAGAACGTCTCTTGGCATGGTATCTTTCCTCGATCACTGGTTTCATCGACGCAATCGGTTTTATTTATCTAGGAGGTTTCTTCCTCTCCTTTATGTCAGGCAACACAACCCGAATGACTGCCTCGGCAACGGAACACCTGTGGGGTGCAGCGGGCAAAGCAGCCGGTTTAATGGCGTTATTCCTCATGGGGGTGATGCTAGGGTCAGTCATCCGAAGAACCAGTGAACGCTTCCTCACCGCTGATCGCTCCATGGAGATAGTGTTAGGCTTCGTCGTTGTCACCAGCGTCATCTCAGCTGTCTTGGTCTATTATGACTACCCAAGCGCCGCTATTTTAACGCTGTCTTTTGTTGTCGGTTCCATGAATAGTGTCTTTGAAAAAGACGGAGAAGTGTCTATTTCTTTGACCTATGCCACCGGAACCCTCGTGAAAACGGCCCAAAGGTTTATTGGCGCCTTATTCGGCGAAAATCATAAAATATGGATTCATCATCTGCTGTTGTGGATGTCACTAGCATGCGGTTCCATTCTTGGTGGAATTAGCTATATGCACCTGAATCTCAATTCGGTATGGATTGCCTGCGGCCTTATTTGTTTAGGTTTTATTGTCACCATTATCACGAGACAATGGCGCAGATATACCGGATCAGAGCTCTAG
- a CDS encoding cobalamin-independent methionine synthase II family protein has protein sequence MSSNKIRTTHVGSLPRTPELLEANLRRSAGEIGDEEFFEILQNSVDEVVKRQVDLGIDIINEGEYGHVTSGKVDYGAWWNYVFTRLGGLTMTDEDRWANQSVVRSTPGNIKLTSFSDRRDRERFREAYEDPTSGIFSGRAQVGNPKFTGEITYVGHDQVAADLQLLRHAMTKYNVHDAFVAAISPGSAARLTDEYYGDDTAVVKACASAMHHEYKAITDAGFTVQLDAPDLAEAWDQINPEPSIEDYRAWIRIRIDAINDALEGLSKERTRLHICWGSWHGPHSTDVPFEDIIDEILRCNVGGYSFEGASPRHAHEWRVWQNHELPKDTVIYPGVVSHAMNAIEHPRLVADRIIQFAELVGPERVIASSDCGLGGRLHHQIAWAKLESLVEGARLATKELF, from the coding sequence GTGAGCAGCAATAAAATCCGGACTACCCATGTGGGGTCGTTACCACGCACTCCGGAATTGTTGGAGGCTAATCTTCGACGTTCAGCAGGAGAAATCGGAGACGAAGAATTCTTTGAGATCCTGCAAAATTCCGTCGACGAAGTCGTCAAACGCCAAGTTGATCTGGGTATCGACATTATTAACGAGGGCGAGTATGGCCACGTAACATCCGGAAAAGTTGATTACGGCGCCTGGTGGAACTACGTCTTTACTCGGCTAGGTGGATTGACCATGACCGACGAAGATCGGTGGGCAAATCAATCCGTGGTGCGTTCTACTCCGGGAAATATCAAGCTCACATCTTTTTCTGACCGCCGGGACCGCGAACGCTTCCGCGAAGCCTATGAAGACCCCACCTCTGGTATTTTTAGCGGTCGAGCTCAGGTGGGTAACCCTAAATTTACTGGGGAGATTACCTATGTCGGTCACGACCAGGTGGCTGCTGATCTGCAACTGCTACGTCACGCCATGACGAAATACAATGTGCACGACGCCTTTGTTGCGGCGATTTCACCCGGCTCGGCGGCCCGCTTGACTGATGAATACTATGGTGACGATACTGCTGTGGTGAAAGCCTGTGCCTCGGCCATGCACCATGAATATAAGGCCATCACTGACGCTGGGTTCACCGTGCAGTTGGACGCCCCAGATTTAGCTGAGGCATGGGATCAAATCAATCCAGAACCCTCGATTGAGGATTATCGGGCGTGGATTCGGATCCGGATAGACGCTATCAATGACGCCTTGGAGGGGTTGTCGAAAGAGCGAACCAGGCTTCACATTTGTTGGGGCTCCTGGCATGGGCCGCATAGTACCGATGTACCTTTTGAAGACATCATTGACGAGATTCTGCGTTGTAACGTGGGCGGTTATTCCTTTGAAGGAGCGTCTCCGCGGCACGCTCATGAGTGGCGAGTATGGCAAAACCATGAGCTGCCGAAGGATACCGTCATTTATCCTGGGGTGGTTTCTCACGCTATGAATGCCATCGAACATCCGCGTCTGGTAGCAGACCGGATTATCCAATTCGCTGAATTGGTAGGTCCTGAGCGTGTTATAGCCTCCTCCGACTGTGGTTTGGGAGGACGACTTCATCATCAAATTGCCTGGGCAAAATTGGAGTCATTAGTCGAAGGCGCTCGCCTTGCCACTAAGGAGCTGTTCTAG
- the dnaE gene encoding DNA polymerase III subunit alpha yields MAKKSSFVHLHNHTEFSMLDGMAKIDLLAEEVKRQGMPAVGITDHGNMYGSDAFYRKMVAEGIKPIIGIESYLAPSSRFNKQRVRWGEPHQKSDDVSGSGSYLHQTMLALNSTGLKNLFYLSSMASYEGQLGKWPRMDADLIAERAEGIIATTGCPSGDVQTRLRLGQFDKALEAAAMWQDIYGKDNYYLELMDHGLSIEQRVRSELLEIGRKLNLPPVVTNDCHYVLESQAEAHEAMLCVQTGKTLSDPNRFKFDGTGYYIKTPEQMREMWDNLVPEACDNTLLIAERVESYEEMWESHPMDRMPIADVPEGHTPTSWLRHEVMEGLQDRFPNGTVPQEYIDRAEYEINVIDMKGYPSYFLIVAELIKHARSVGIRVGPGRGSAAGALVAYALTITNIDPMSHGLLFERFLNPERPSAPDIDIDFDDRRRGEMVRYAADRWGEDKIAQVITFGTVKTKQAIKDSARVQYGQPGYQIADRITKELPPAIMAKDIPLSGITDPEHPRYGEAANVRALIESDPDVAKIYKTARGLEGVVRQAGVHACAVIMASVPLLDHIPMWKRPNDGAIITGWDYPACEAIGLLKMDFLGLRNLTVIGDALENIRQNRDEELDLEGLSVVDDETYKLLGRGETLGVFQLDSGGMQELLKRMQPTGFDDIVASLALYRPGPMGVNAHWDYADRKNGRKPITPIHPELEEPLKDILDETYGLIVYQEQIMRISQKVANYTAGEADGFRKAMGKKKPEVLAQQYEKFSSGMKQNGYSEDAIKTLWDTILPFASYAFNKSHAAGYGLVSFWTAYLKAHYTAEYMAALLTSVSDKKDKSAIYLADCRHLGIRVLSPDVNESRHDFMAVGKDIRFGLGAIRNVGDEVVESIIQSREKKGEFNSFSDYLDKIDTLPCSKRITESLIKAGAFDSLGHSRRGLALIHEDAIDSVITTKKAADKGQFDLFAGFGGDDANEAHSVFQVEIPDEKWDRKHELALEREMLGLYVSGHPLDGYEEALAAQTDTALTEILSGELRDKAEVTIGGIISGVDRRFSKRDGSPWAIVTVEDHNGAQVELLVFNKVYALVASQIVEDNIILAKAHVSIREDRTSLFCDDMKMPDLGPGNGAGLPLRLTMRTEQCSPQTIARLKAVLERNPGESDVYLNLVAGEKSQVMILGEHLRVHRGGALMGDLKANLGKEIIG; encoded by the coding sequence ATGGCAAAAAAGTCTTCCTTCGTTCATCTGCATAATCACACCGAGTTCTCGATGCTCGACGGGATGGCTAAGATTGACCTGCTCGCTGAAGAAGTGAAGCGCCAAGGCATGCCAGCGGTGGGCATTACTGACCATGGCAATATGTATGGGTCAGATGCTTTTTATCGAAAGATGGTCGCTGAAGGTATTAAGCCAATCATCGGTATCGAGTCTTATTTAGCCCCTTCCAGTAGATTCAATAAGCAGCGAGTTCGCTGGGGTGAACCGCATCAAAAGTCGGATGACGTTTCCGGTTCAGGTTCTTACCTACACCAAACCATGTTGGCCTTGAACTCCACCGGGTTGAAGAATCTTTTTTATCTATCCTCCATGGCTTCTTATGAAGGGCAATTAGGCAAATGGCCGCGAATGGATGCTGATCTTATTGCCGAACGAGCCGAAGGAATCATCGCCACGACCGGGTGTCCCTCTGGTGATGTCCAAACCCGCCTGCGCTTGGGGCAATTTGATAAAGCGCTCGAGGCGGCAGCGATGTGGCAGGATATCTACGGGAAAGATAATTACTATCTGGAACTGATGGACCACGGCTTGTCCATTGAACAGCGAGTTCGCAGCGAACTTCTCGAGATTGGCCGGAAGCTTAACCTTCCCCCGGTGGTGACCAATGACTGCCACTATGTTCTGGAATCTCAGGCTGAAGCGCATGAGGCAATGCTGTGCGTGCAGACCGGGAAAACTCTGAGTGACCCAAACCGTTTTAAGTTCGACGGCACCGGGTATTACATCAAGACCCCGGAACAAATGCGGGAAATGTGGGATAATCTGGTACCCGAAGCCTGTGATAACACCCTTTTAATCGCGGAACGGGTGGAATCCTACGAAGAGATGTGGGAATCACATCCGATGGATCGGATGCCTATTGCCGATGTCCCTGAGGGCCACACTCCCACTAGTTGGTTAAGGCATGAGGTGATGGAGGGCCTTCAAGATCGCTTCCCGAATGGCACTGTTCCTCAGGAATATATTGATCGTGCTGAATATGAAATCAATGTTATTGATATGAAGGGTTACCCCTCATATTTCTTAATCGTGGCGGAACTGATTAAACATGCCCGATCGGTGGGTATCAGGGTGGGGCCCGGTCGTGGCTCAGCCGCCGGTGCCCTGGTGGCCTATGCGCTTACTATCACCAATATTGATCCCATGAGCCACGGGTTACTCTTCGAACGTTTTCTTAACCCCGAACGCCCATCAGCACCTGATATTGATATCGATTTTGATGACCGCCGTCGTGGGGAAATGGTTCGTTATGCAGCCGACCGCTGGGGTGAGGATAAAATTGCCCAAGTTATTACCTTCGGTACGGTAAAAACCAAGCAGGCTATCAAAGACTCTGCTCGGGTGCAGTATGGTCAGCCCGGATACCAGATTGCCGATCGGATCACCAAGGAATTACCTCCCGCCATCATGGCGAAAGATATTCCACTTTCTGGAATCACAGATCCAGAACACCCCCGCTATGGAGAAGCCGCTAATGTGCGGGCACTGATTGAATCTGATCCTGACGTCGCGAAGATTTATAAGACCGCCCGCGGTTTGGAAGGCGTCGTTCGTCAAGCCGGTGTCCATGCTTGCGCCGTCATTATGGCCTCGGTGCCGCTGCTAGACCATATACCGATGTGGAAGCGGCCCAATGACGGAGCCATCATCACCGGCTGGGACTATCCGGCATGTGAAGCCATCGGTCTGTTGAAGATGGACTTTTTGGGCTTGCGCAACCTCACTGTCATTGGTGACGCCCTAGAAAATATTCGGCAAAACCGCGATGAGGAATTGGACCTTGAAGGCCTCAGCGTGGTTGATGACGAAACGTATAAGCTGCTTGGTCGGGGCGAAACCCTTGGTGTGTTCCAGCTCGATAGTGGTGGTATGCAGGAGCTACTAAAGCGAATGCAGCCCACCGGTTTTGATGACATTGTGGCTTCTTTAGCGCTTTATCGCCCTGGCCCTATGGGAGTTAATGCTCACTGGGATTATGCTGACCGGAAAAATGGTCGTAAACCCATTACACCCATTCATCCTGAGCTTGAAGAACCGCTTAAGGACATTTTGGATGAAACCTATGGTCTGATTGTGTATCAGGAGCAGATCATGAGGATTTCTCAGAAGGTCGCTAATTACACCGCCGGTGAAGCTGATGGTTTCCGAAAAGCAATGGGGAAAAAGAAACCTGAAGTGCTGGCTCAGCAATATGAGAAATTCTCCAGCGGGATGAAGCAGAACGGGTATTCCGAGGATGCTATTAAAACCCTGTGGGATACGATTTTGCCCTTCGCTTCCTATGCGTTTAATAAGTCCCATGCTGCGGGATATGGGTTGGTATCTTTTTGGACGGCTTACCTTAAGGCTCATTACACCGCAGAATATATGGCGGCGCTGTTGACATCTGTGTCGGATAAAAAAGATAAGTCGGCCATTTATTTAGCTGATTGCCGCCATCTGGGTATTCGAGTGTTGTCTCCAGATGTTAATGAATCTCGGCATGATTTTATGGCGGTGGGCAAAGATATTCGATTTGGACTTGGAGCAATCCGGAATGTCGGCGATGAAGTGGTGGAATCTATTATCCAAAGCCGTGAGAAAAAGGGTGAATTTAACTCTTTCTCGGATTATTTGGACAAAATCGACACATTGCCGTGCAGCAAGAGAATTACCGAATCCTTGATTAAGGCAGGTGCCTTTGATTCCTTGGGGCATTCTCGACGCGGTTTAGCTCTCATCCACGAAGACGCCATCGATAGCGTGATCACGACGAAGAAGGCTGCCGACAAGGGGCAATTTGATCTTTTTGCTGGTTTCGGTGGCGATGACGCCAACGAGGCTCATAGTGTTTTCCAAGTAGAGATCCCTGATGAGAAGTGGGACCGCAAACACGAGCTGGCCTTGGAGCGAGAAATGTTGGGTCTCTATGTCTCCGGACATCCGCTCGATGGCTATGAAGAAGCTCTAGCAGCCCAAACAGATACAGCATTGACAGAAATCTTGTCAGGTGAACTTCGAGACAAGGCAGAAGTAACCATCGGCGGGATTATCTCAGGGGTTGATCGTCGTTTCTCTAAACGAGATGGCTCGCCCTGGGCTATCGTGACCGTGGAAGACCACAACGGCGCCCAGGTAGAACTCCTCGTCTTTAACAAGGTCTACGCCTTGGTGGCGTCGCAAATCGTGGAGGACAATATCATCCTGGCGAAAGCACATGTGTCCATCCGAGAAGATCGGACGAGCCTTTTCTGCGATGATATGAAGATGCCAGATCTGGGGCCGGGAAATGGTGCCGGATTACCGCTTCGTCTCACCATGCGTACCGAGCAGTGCAGTCCTCAAACCATTGCCCGATTAAAGGCTGTCCTTGAGCGAAATCCAGGCGAAAGCGATGTGTATTTGAACCTTGTTGCTGGGGAGAAATCGCAGGTGATGATACTTGGTGAGCATCTTCGAGTTCATCGTGGCGGGGCACTGATGGGGGACCTTAAAGCGAACTTAGGGAAGGAAATTATCGGTTAG